One stretch of Muribaculum intestinale DNA includes these proteins:
- a CDS encoding non-canonical purine NTP diphosphatase, producing MKQIVFATNNAHKLREVREILDDTGIEVLSLDEISCNDDIPETADTLEGNALIKAKWVKQHYGYDCFADDTGLEVEALGGAPGVYSARYAGPGHDSVANVALLLANMDGMNDRKACFRTVIALIIGDEEPMLFNGIVEGCITHECHGESGFGYDPVFRPDGEKRTFAQMKEEEKNAISHRGRAVKKLAAYLAQV from the coding sequence ATGAAACAGATAGTGTTTGCTACAAATAATGCCCACAAACTTAGGGAGGTGCGCGAGATACTCGATGATACCGGTATAGAAGTGCTTTCTTTGGACGAGATAAGCTGTAATGATGATATTCCTGAGACAGCTGATACACTTGAAGGCAATGCCTTAATAAAAGCCAAATGGGTGAAACAGCACTATGGCTATGACTGTTTTGCCGATGATACCGGTCTTGAAGTCGAAGCGCTTGGTGGTGCTCCGGGTGTGTATTCGGCGCGTTATGCAGGTCCCGGTCATGATTCGGTTGCCAATGTAGCTCTTCTTCTTGCCAACATGGATGGGATGAATGACAGAAAAGCCTGTTTCCGTACTGTAATTGCTCTTATAATCGGAGATGAAGAGCCTATGCTGTTTAATGGCATAGTAGAGGGATGTATAACTCATGAGTGTCATGGAGAAAGTGGCTTCGGATATGACCCTGTGTTCCGGCCGGATGGCGAGAAGCGTACTTTTGCCCAGATGAAAGAAGAGGAAAAAAATGCAATCAGTCATCGTGGACGTGCGGTAAAGAAACTTGCTGCATATCTCGCGCAAGTATGA
- a CDS encoding two-component regulator propeller domain-containing protein — translation MNLSAQHTVGSWELYSNYGIDRADILDTKSRVYFCGGGSLFHYDKDMDEMYSYNLGNGLSDVNVCGIYRNYDRDYTVCVYENSNIDLIYDNGNIVNLSDIKDAQYVTDKSINSVSFDDDEMYVATGFGIVRYDTKNGAVKESGIFSFPVYGVTVMGENVVISTDNGLFGISKSQRVNDFSKFVKLSDLQCDGLYGMSDDFIIAHRPSANWVNIYKIDFDNKTVGGNYPGFAMYDFARMRMFGDWFAIISRYGYVLCRLYEEDRVEYKYVELPSSLYTSFIYVGGNGSGSDNDLWYLNDDGLGHLTYTTNYIGIDNSQKLTNYTIDREPSYPFGTSVHGGPTRLAASDIGVYATYNAQSRYPAHDNYSYLMKLNIVNNGFVDDITPRKGDYTTINPNSANLLRTGHHVVVDPEDPSIVYVPTWFEGIWKFKDGKQIGKYDKTNGPFGTGYSCSVEDVAFDSNNNLWAIAHDFTRSREIVTILPANKNKSNTASYSDWITLDLPYFGTHESRDSRIVHFKHSKNKNLAMITQTYGDQNVVIYDTKGTSAVSDDNYWMVNRFTDQDGKTFGPYAVISIAEDNNGDIWLGTACGVVVIHNLRNMLSNQDNTIERVKVPRNDGTSLADYLLDNQEVTSIAVDAGNRKWLSTVTSGVYYVSADGREIIDNFTRSNSIIPSNEVHSIVCEPNSSDVYFGTTNGVAVYHSTITPAASDFSDVYAYPNPVRPDYTGWITIKGLMDNSLVKIADSAGNVFLQTRSEGGMVMWDGCNGAGERVPTGVYYVYASQNQESNNGAVTKILVVK, via the coding sequence GTGAATCTGTCGGCTCAGCATACCGTAGGTTCATGGGAATTGTACAGTAATTACGGTATTGACCGCGCTGATATTCTCGACACTAAATCGAGAGTTTATTTTTGTGGTGGCGGTTCGCTGTTTCATTACGATAAGGATATGGACGAGATGTATTCGTATAATCTTGGAAATGGACTTTCGGATGTGAATGTATGTGGTATCTATCGTAACTATGATAGAGATTACACCGTTTGTGTATATGAAAACAGCAATATCGACCTGATATATGATAATGGAAATATTGTGAATCTGAGTGATATCAAAGATGCGCAATATGTTACTGACAAGAGTATCAACAGTGTATCGTTTGATGACGACGAGATGTATGTAGCTACCGGTTTTGGCATTGTCAGATATGACACTAAGAATGGAGCTGTAAAAGAGTCGGGTATTTTCAGTTTTCCGGTATATGGGGTTACTGTAATGGGTGAGAATGTAGTTATAAGCACAGATAACGGTCTTTTTGGCATAAGCAAGTCACAAAGGGTTAATGACTTTAGCAAATTTGTGAAATTGAGCGATTTGCAGTGTGATGGTTTGTATGGAATGAGTGATGATTTTATTATTGCACATCGCCCATCGGCCAATTGGGTCAATATATATAAGATAGATTTTGATAATAAAACAGTCGGAGGCAATTATCCGGGATTTGCAATGTACGATTTTGCAAGAATGCGAATGTTTGGCGACTGGTTTGCTATCATATCAAGATATGGATATGTACTATGTAGACTCTATGAGGAGGATAGGGTGGAATATAAATATGTTGAGTTGCCGTCAAGTCTATATACTTCTTTTATTTATGTAGGAGGAAATGGTTCCGGCAGTGATAATGATTTATGGTATTTGAATGATGACGGATTAGGTCATCTTACATACACTACTAATTATATTGGTATTGACAATTCTCAGAAATTAACTAACTATACAATTGACAGAGAACCATCATATCCTTTTGGAACATCGGTGCATGGAGGTCCTACCAGACTTGCTGCTTCTGATATAGGAGTTTATGCCACTTACAACGCCCAGAGCAGATATCCGGCTCACGATAACTATAGTTATTTGATGAAACTGAATATAGTAAACAATGGTTTCGTTGATGATATCACACCCCGAAAGGGTGATTATACCACTATAAATCCCAACAGTGCAAATCTTTTACGAACAGGGCATCATGTTGTTGTTGATCCTGAGGATCCATCTATTGTATATGTACCCACATGGTTTGAAGGAATATGGAAGTTTAAGGATGGAAAGCAGATAGGCAAGTATGACAAGACCAATGGTCCTTTTGGCACAGGATACTCATGTTCGGTCGAGGATGTGGCTTTTGACAGCAATAATAATCTATGGGCGATTGCGCACGATTTCACAAGATCTCGCGAGATTGTTACTATTTTGCCTGCCAATAAGAATAAAAGCAACACGGCTTCTTATAGTGACTGGATTACTCTCGATTTGCCTTATTTCGGAACTCATGAAAGTAGAGATTCAAGAATCGTGCATTTTAAGCATTCAAAAAATAAGAATCTTGCCATGATAACGCAGACATACGGTGACCAAAATGTAGTGATATACGATACTAAAGGTACATCGGCTGTGTCGGACGACAATTACTGGATGGTTAACAGATTTACTGACCAGGATGGTAAGACTTTTGGTCCATATGCTGTAATAAGCATAGCAGAAGATAACAACGGCGATATCTGGCTTGGTACCGCGTGTGGAGTTGTGGTAATACATAATCTTCGAAACATGCTGTCTAATCAGGATAATACAATAGAGCGCGTGAAGGTACCTCGCAACGATGGTACTTCACTTGCTGATTACCTTCTTGATAATCAGGAAGTAACTTCGATTGCGGTAGATGCCGGAAATCGTAAGTGGCTGTCAACGGTTACCTCTGGTGTTTATTATGTAAGTGCTGACGGGCGTGAGATTATTGATAATTTCACTCGTTCCAATAGTATTATTCCTTCAAATGAAGTACACTCTATAGTATGTGAGCCTAATAGCAGTGACGTATATTTCGGTACTACCAATGGCGTGGCTGTATATCACAGTACGATTACTCCGGCTGCTTCAGATTTCAGTGATGTATATGCTTATCCCAATCCGGTAAGGCCTGATTATACAGGCTGGATTACAATAAAGGGTCTGATGGATAATTCTCTTGTAAAAATTGCAGATTCTGCCGGTAATGTATTCCTTCAGACACGTTCGGAGGGAGGTATGGTGATGTGGGACGGATGCAATGGAGCTGGCGAACGTGTACCCACAGGAGTATATTATGTGTATGCCTCTCAGAATCAGGAGTCTAATAATGGAGCAGTAACAAAGATTCTGGTAGTAAAATAA
- a CDS encoding acyltransferase family protein — protein MAQSKRIRFISFLQILGVILVILGHSLHEYPGDFHQFWFYRMFQTVRMPLFVFISGYLFMISMVKREYNVSLVDFIKNKAQRLLVPYFVLTILTFVPRALMSEYADEPVNMDINSFISSIFFSDKLTIVFLWFLPVVFVLLCVSFIGIKLFKNRLSLFFLIGGILSIAGYFCVNQWEWTFMGVGRTAKLAVFFMCGIAYGRWKPDIDFLLGQWWFGGICAAIWFTLFYTENLSGIYGLVCSLSGLAMLITLAIIACEWQLGWRHLEGYNYMMYLLSWFTCVVSQQILHHFTDFPWWIYTIIALLSSIYIPWSIGKMLHRYSASSRSARSILWLLGHNPNKSSV, from the coding sequence ATGGCACAATCGAAAAGAATACGATTTATATCATTTCTACAGATTTTAGGAGTGATACTGGTGATTCTTGGACATTCTTTGCATGAATATCCGGGCGATTTTCATCAGTTTTGGTTCTATCGAATGTTTCAGACGGTGAGGATGCCACTATTTGTGTTTATCTCAGGCTATTTATTTATGATATCAATGGTAAAAAGGGAGTATAATGTCTCTTTGGTAGATTTCATAAAGAATAAGGCACAGCGCCTGCTGGTGCCTTATTTTGTACTGACAATATTGACATTTGTACCTCGTGCATTGATGTCGGAATATGCTGACGAGCCGGTAAATATGGATATCAACTCATTCATTTCATCCATTTTTTTCTCGGATAAGCTCACAATTGTGTTTCTATGGTTCCTGCCTGTTGTATTTGTCTTGTTGTGTGTGTCGTTCATAGGGATAAAATTATTCAAGAATAGACTCTCACTGTTTTTTTTGATTGGAGGCATACTGTCTATTGCAGGCTATTTCTGCGTAAATCAGTGGGAGTGGACTTTCATGGGCGTAGGACGTACAGCCAAGCTCGCGGTCTTCTTTATGTGTGGTATCGCATATGGCAGATGGAAACCTGATATAGATTTTTTATTAGGACAGTGGTGGTTTGGCGGCATATGTGCGGCAATATGGTTTACCTTGTTTTATACCGAAAATTTATCAGGAATATATGGTCTTGTATGCTCTTTATCCGGGCTTGCAATGCTTATTACATTGGCTATTATAGCTTGTGAGTGGCAGCTTGGTTGGCGACATCTTGAGGGATACAACTATATGATGTACCTGTTGTCGTGGTTTACATGTGTAGTGTCACAGCAGATACTTCATCATTTTACCGATTTTCCGTGGTGGATATATACCATTATAGCTTTATTGAGCAGTATATATATACCTTGGTCAATAGGAAAAATGCTACACAGATACTCGGCATCAAGCCGGTCGGCAAGGTCTATACTTTGGCTTCTTGGCCATAATCCTAATAAAAGCAGTGTATGA
- a CDS encoding glycosyltransferase family 2 protein, with the protein MIDSGMVSVIIPVWNVEQFLDACLESVALQTYNNIEVIMVDDGSTDRSTEICRSWEKKDGRFILIRKYNEGPSIARNVGLDNAKGDYIAFVDGDDIIHVEYIETLVGIVKRKKVYSISGVDYIRFGDFDIITTAHKWDMTEFHHYLPEDALRKLLYQNDFICSAPWGKLFSREVIEGIRFKEGIIYEDLEWMVRVLEKMPKSKRIGLCNAPLYYYRKRNGSLMETFSGHRLDVLDITRDIEDKAIASADLRLVKAARDRRLSANFDIYMQLWKYIRQSKSEKDDTDSCGYNNQLVSCWTQIKRLRMGSLINPNVRRKNKLGILLSFLGPTVCGWVGSRIISILKK; encoded by the coding sequence ATGATTGATTCTGGTATGGTCTCGGTCATTATTCCGGTATGGAATGTAGAGCAGTTTCTGGATGCATGTCTGGAATCTGTTGCATTACAGACATATAATAATATTGAGGTAATAATGGTCGACGACGGATCTACCGACAGAAGTACCGAGATATGTCGGTCATGGGAAAAAAAGGATGGCAGATTTATTTTGATCAGAAAGTATAACGAAGGTCCTTCGATAGCACGTAATGTAGGATTGGATAATGCTAAAGGAGATTACATAGCATTTGTAGATGGTGATGATATAATACACGTCGAGTACATAGAGACCTTGGTCGGCATTGTAAAAAGAAAAAAAGTATACTCTATATCCGGAGTTGATTATATCAGATTTGGAGACTTTGATATAATCACTACCGCACATAAATGGGATATGACGGAATTTCATCATTATCTTCCTGAAGATGCATTAAGAAAATTGCTGTATCAGAATGATTTTATATGTAGCGCTCCATGGGGTAAGTTGTTCAGTCGGGAAGTTATTGAAGGTATAAGGTTTAAGGAGGGGATAATATATGAGGATCTTGAGTGGATGGTAAGGGTGTTGGAGAAGATGCCTAAGTCTAAGCGCATAGGTCTGTGTAATGCTCCTCTGTACTATTACCGTAAGCGAAATGGCAGTCTTATGGAAACGTTTTCGGGACACAGACTTGATGTGCTCGATATCACGCGTGATATCGAGGATAAAGCGATTGCATCTGCTGACCTAAGGCTGGTGAAGGCGGCTCGTGACCGCCGATTGAGCGCTAATTTTGATATATATATGCAGCTGTGGAAATATATCCGGCAATCTAAGTCTGAAAAGGACGATACAGACAGTTGTGGATACAACAATCAGCTGGTATCATGCTGGACTCAGATAAAGCGCCTCAGAATGGGTTCGCTTATAAATCCGAATGTAAGAAGAAAGAATAAGTTAGGTATACTGCTGTCGTTTTTGGGTCCTACTGTATGTGGCTGGGTTGGCTCAAGAATCATATCCATTCTAAAAAAATAA
- a CDS encoding DUF4294 domain-containing protein, translating to MKNIFCAIIMILSCVVSVSAQDDTSDGVVGILDEPTLKDARIPLVRGRYHFVSEEGDTAIMVVLNNITYFPPLKFKNKKQEQFYWRTVRDVKRTLPYAKMIAETILETYEYMETLPSQEERQRHLQQMEKEVFNQYKPQLKKFTKSQGKMLVKLITRETNQSSYSILKAFLGTFRAGFWQTFGRFFGVNLKSDFRPDKNEEDAIIERVCVLVEQGML from the coding sequence ATGAAGAATATCTTTTGCGCCATCATAATGATATTATCGTGTGTCGTCAGTGTCTCGGCTCAAGACGACACATCTGATGGTGTGGTCGGAATACTCGACGAGCCTACGCTTAAAGACGCCCGCATACCCCTTGTACGCGGACGCTATCATTTCGTCAGCGAGGAGGGAGACACTGCTATAATGGTGGTGCTCAACAATATCACATACTTCCCTCCGTTGAAGTTCAAGAACAAAAAACAGGAACAGTTCTACTGGCGCACTGTACGTGATGTGAAGCGCACGCTTCCTTATGCCAAAATGATTGCAGAAACCATACTCGAGACATACGAATACATGGAAACACTGCCATCGCAGGAAGAGCGACAGCGTCATCTTCAACAGATGGAAAAAGAGGTGTTCAACCAATATAAACCTCAGTTGAAGAAGTTTACCAAATCACAAGGCAAAATGCTGGTGAAACTCATCACGCGTGAGACCAACCAATCGTCCTACTCTATATTGAAAGCGTTTCTCGGAACTTTCCGCGCCGGATTCTGGCAGACTTTCGGACGATTTTTCGGTGTAAACCTTAAAAGTGATTTCCGTCCCGACAAAAACGAAGAAGATGCCATAATCGAGCGCGTATGCGTTCTCGTGGAGCAAGGTATGCTATAG
- the nadB gene encoding L-aspartate oxidase, which yields MTYEYDYLVIGSGIAGMSFALKVAATGRVALICKTRLEEANTYFAQGGVASVTNLEVDDFDKHINDTMIAGDWLSDPEAVKKVVTEAPAQIRELIRWGVDFDKKDDGSFDLHREGGHSEFRILHHADNTGAEIQQSLIKAVKANPNIDIFENHFAIEIITQHHLGKIVTRRTPDITCYGAYVLNPATGKVDTFLSRVTLMATGGVGAVYTTTTNPLVATGDGIAMVYRAKGTVKDMEFIQFHPTALYHPGDRPSFLITEAMRGYGAVLRNLKGEEFMQKYDPRLSLAPRDIVARAIDSEMKLNGDDHVFLDVTHKDPEETRHHFPNIYAKCLSLGIDITKDYIPVAPAAHYLCGGIKVDTNGESSIGRLYAVGECSCTGLHGGNRLASNSLIEAVVYADAAARHAMSVKDGYAYRTDIPEWNDEGTRHNEEMVLITQSIKEVGQIMSAYVGIVRSDLRLKRAWNRLDILYEETERLFKCSKASREICELRNIINVGYLIMRQAMERKESRGLHYTIDYPHK from the coding sequence ATGACCTACGAATATGACTATCTGGTGATTGGCTCTGGCATCGCCGGAATGAGCTTCGCGCTTAAAGTGGCCGCTACAGGTCGCGTGGCGCTTATATGCAAGACCAGACTTGAGGAAGCCAACACCTACTTCGCCCAAGGCGGGGTGGCGTCAGTGACCAATCTTGAAGTCGATGACTTCGACAAGCATATCAACGATACTATGATTGCCGGCGACTGGCTGTCAGACCCGGAAGCTGTAAAGAAGGTTGTGACGGAAGCTCCGGCACAGATACGTGAACTGATACGATGGGGCGTCGACTTCGACAAGAAGGATGACGGCAGTTTCGACCTGCACCGTGAAGGCGGTCACTCCGAATTCCGCATACTACATCACGCCGACAATACCGGCGCTGAGATACAGCAGTCGCTTATCAAGGCCGTAAAAGCCAACCCCAACATAGACATATTCGAAAATCACTTCGCTATAGAAATCATCACTCAGCACCATCTGGGCAAGATTGTCACACGGCGTACACCCGACATCACATGCTACGGTGCCTACGTGCTTAATCCTGCGACAGGCAAAGTTGACACATTTCTGTCGAGGGTGACACTCATGGCCACAGGAGGAGTGGGAGCCGTCTACACTACCACTACCAATCCGCTTGTAGCCACAGGCGACGGCATAGCGATGGTATACCGCGCCAAAGGAACGGTCAAGGACATGGAGTTCATTCAGTTTCACCCAACCGCACTGTATCATCCGGGCGACCGTCCATCATTTCTCATTACCGAAGCCATGCGCGGCTATGGAGCCGTGCTCCGCAATCTCAAGGGTGAGGAATTCATGCAGAAATACGATCCGCGTCTGTCGCTTGCTCCGCGCGACATAGTGGCCAGAGCAATAGACTCAGAGATGAAACTCAATGGCGACGACCATGTATTCCTCGACGTGACGCATAAAGACCCGGAGGAAACACGCCACCATTTCCCGAACATATACGCAAAGTGTCTATCTCTCGGCATAGATATCACAAAAGATTACATACCTGTGGCTCCGGCGGCCCATTACCTGTGTGGAGGCATAAAAGTGGACACCAATGGTGAGTCGTCAATAGGTCGTCTGTATGCCGTAGGCGAATGTTCATGTACAGGATTGCACGGTGGCAACCGTCTTGCATCCAACTCACTGATAGAGGCTGTGGTATATGCCGATGCAGCCGCCAGACATGCAATGTCGGTAAAGGACGGATACGCCTATCGCACTGATATTCCTGAATGGAACGACGAGGGTACGCGCCATAACGAAGAGATGGTGTTGATAACCCAAAGTATCAAAGAAGTAGGACAGATAATGTCGGCATACGTGGGTATAGTACGTTCGGATTTGCGCCTGAAACGTGCATGGAACCGTCTTGACATACTGTATGAGGAGACAGAACGCCTGTTCAAGTGCTCAAAAGCATCGCGCGAGATATGCGAGCTGCGCAATATAATCAACGTGGGCTATCTGATTATGCGGCAGGCCATGGAACGAAAGGAATCCCGAGGTCTACACTACACCATCGACTATCCTCACAAATAG
- a CDS encoding glycosyltransferase family 2 protein, giving the protein MRTPKLSIIIPVYNVASYIEESVYSLLNQTVIRDMEIILVENGSKDNSLELCHKLSDCNPCIKVITTDIADVSTARNCGLNIARGSLIGFIDGDDTVEPTMFEELIKAKEAFHADIAYCNFKYVQLDGTVEHRFPDTGAVSEISPSELCYEILMEESTSAPWARIYDRSFFDNRKFPERMVYEDHSTMYRWMSEMSKIVHIDKPLYNYHARIGSITNGFDKDLRKYHDYFYAEIGRLDFVYDYSNLDSVHKKKVLRYLIKNTRVVAAYYVNMLLKNNDIEGARKIYRYYLDILDIRRVLSSPFLIVKTLEGRHKFKHRVSRILESLYLDQAILK; this is encoded by the coding sequence ATGAGGACACCGAAACTATCCATAATTATTCCTGTATATAATGTGGCTTCATATATAGAAGAGAGCGTATATTCTCTTTTGAACCAGACCGTAATCCGGGATATGGAGATAATTTTGGTGGAAAATGGAAGTAAAGACAATTCTTTAGAGCTATGTCATAAATTAAGTGATTGTAATCCGTGTATAAAAGTTATAACTACAGATATTGCGGATGTCTCAACTGCAAGAAACTGTGGCTTGAATATAGCTCGTGGAAGTCTTATCGGATTTATTGATGGCGATGATACGGTAGAGCCGACAATGTTTGAGGAGCTGATAAAAGCTAAAGAAGCCTTTCATGCTGATATTGCGTATTGTAATTTCAAGTATGTACAGCTTGACGGAACTGTAGAACATCGCTTTCCCGATACCGGCGCCGTTTCGGAGATATCGCCCTCTGAGCTCTGTTATGAGATTCTTATGGAGGAGTCGACCTCTGCCCCTTGGGCAAGGATATATGACCGTTCATTTTTTGATAATCGAAAGTTTCCGGAACGAATGGTCTACGAGGATCATTCAACCATGTACAGATGGATGAGTGAGATGAGTAAGATAGTACATATCGACAAACCTTTATATAATTATCATGCCCGAATTGGAAGCATTACAAATGGCTTTGACAAGGATTTAAGGAAATATCATGACTATTTCTATGCCGAAATCGGACGGCTGGACTTTGTATACGATTATAGCAATCTTGATTCCGTACATAAAAAGAAGGTATTACGTTATTTGATAAAAAATACAAGGGTAGTGGCGGCATATTATGTAAATATGCTTTTGAAGAACAATGATATTGAAGGCGCACGGAAAATATACAGATACTACCTTGATATTCTTGATATAAGGAGGGTGTTGAGTAGTCCTTTCCTTATTGTGAAGACATTGGAAGGAAGGCATAAGTTCAAACATCGTGTAAGCAGAATATTGGAATCATTGTATCTTGACCAAGCCATATTAAAATAA
- a CDS encoding glycosyltransferase family 2 protein, whose translation MDSMLLSIIIPVYNVAQYIVKCVDSIINQEIKGKYEIILVENGSSDDSYEVVESLSMRYPDIVRLIRIDIPDVSKARNIGIDCAKGKYVTFIDGDDWIEPTMFGALLDIAQSYDADIVESNYFLNVPGKELRIIGDNLCLNEGKVYVKNGLQAMADILLEKCTSSPCGRIYLRKFLGKECRFPEGVFYEDHACIYRWSSLAEKVVHLDKAFYHYEIRPGSTTGITQKSRKKAADFFNAEFDRIAFVSGNELMDVATKKEVIRHITHRCIHIFGKVCIIAYGADNIYNPEMLSLRSKLLDMLNLPWSLIRYEDRIRLLRIKYGWRGYAMKKMRKSECGR comes from the coding sequence ATGGACTCTATGTTATTAAGTATAATCATACCCGTTTATAATGTCGCTCAATATATTGTAAAATGTGTTGATTCAATTATAAATCAAGAAATTAAAGGAAAATATGAGATAATTCTTGTAGAGAACGGGAGTAGTGATGACTCTTATGAGGTTGTTGAAAGTCTTAGCATGCGGTATCCTGACATTGTGCGCCTTATACGGATAGACATTCCCGATGTATCGAAAGCACGTAATATAGGTATTGATTGTGCTAAAGGGAAATACGTAACTTTTATAGACGGGGATGACTGGATTGAGCCGACTATGTTTGGAGCATTATTGGATATAGCGCAGAGCTATGATGCGGATATTGTCGAGAGCAACTATTTTTTGAATGTCCCTGGTAAGGAATTAAGAATAATAGGTGACAACTTATGTCTGAACGAAGGTAAAGTATATGTCAAGAATGGCCTGCAAGCCATGGCTGATATATTGTTGGAGAAATGTACCTCCAGCCCGTGCGGAAGAATATACCTCAGAAAATTTTTAGGCAAGGAGTGTCGTTTTCCCGAGGGGGTGTTTTACGAAGATCATGCTTGCATATACCGGTGGAGTTCGCTGGCTGAGAAAGTAGTTCATTTGGATAAAGCCTTTTATCATTATGAAATACGTCCGGGAAGCACTACAGGTATCACTCAGAAGAGTAGAAAGAAAGCTGCCGACTTTTTCAATGCCGAGTTTGACAGAATAGCGTTTGTCTCAGGCAATGAATTAATGGATGTAGCCACTAAAAAAGAGGTTATACGCCACATAACACACCGGTGTATTCATATTTTCGGCAAGGTATGTATTATAGCGTATGGAGCTGATAATATTTACAATCCTGAGATGCTGTCATTACGTAGCAAACTGTTGGATATGCTTAATCTTCCATGGAGCCTGATACGTTATGAAGACCGTATCAGGCTATTGCGTATTAAGTACGGATGGCGTGGATATGCAATGAAAAAAATGCGTAAATCAGAATGCGGAAGATAA
- a CDS encoding glycosyltransferase family 2 protein — protein MHNSSTSDRYTKNIPIVSIIVPNYNYARFLDIRMESILNQTFQDFEIILLDDHSTDNSVEIIEKYRNNPKVSYIDINKENSGSPFRQWKKGIEYARGKYIWIAEADDSALPDFLEKTITALEATPSASVAFTGSETIDENGDPYGRDIDKWYKKSPQKTNGGWMAFNGKEYVVHNLYWHCYVYNASMTIFRKEYYSPDLLDDSIKMRNAGDWLFWIKITAKGDIIEVYEKLNLFRLHRKSATVAGIMSGNNVWEDIKVMKYVEDHFNVGKYRKAMRLGQYIKVLRRSKQYSPETRRKMMNAIRTSLGVGMGTFRMERINKMLSFIPFTLTQQKDRL, from the coding sequence ATGCACAATTCTTCAACATCCGACAGATATACTAAAAACATTCCCATAGTTTCAATTATAGTGCCCAACTATAATTATGCCCGTTTTCTTGATATCCGCATGGAGTCTATTCTCAACCAGACATTCCAGGATTTTGAGATAATATTACTTGACGATCATTCCACTGACAATTCAGTAGAAATCATTGAAAAGTACCGCAATAATCCCAAGGTAAGCTATATTGATATTAACAAGGAAAACTCAGGATCTCCTTTCCGGCAGTGGAAAAAGGGTATAGAGTATGCCCGCGGCAAATATATATGGATTGCCGAAGCCGACGACTCAGCGCTGCCTGATTTTCTTGAGAAGACAATAACAGCTCTTGAAGCAACACCATCGGCATCTGTCGCATTCACAGGCTCGGAAACAATTGATGAAAACGGTGACCCTTACGGAAGAGATATCGATAAATGGTATAAAAAGAGTCCTCAGAAAACCAACGGCGGATGGATGGCTTTTAATGGCAAAGAATATGTAGTACACAATTTATATTGGCATTGTTATGTATACAACGCCAGTATGACAATATTCCGCAAAGAGTATTATTCGCCAGACCTGCTTGATGACAGCATTAAAATGCGTAATGCCGGCGACTGGCTGTTTTGGATAAAAATTACAGCAAAAGGAGATATCATCGAGGTATACGAGAAGTTGAATCTATTCCGCCTGCATAGAAAAAGCGCTACAGTAGCAGGAATAATGTCAGGAAATAACGTATGGGAAGATATCAAGGTAATGAAATACGTCGAAGACCACTTCAACGTAGGCAAGTATCGTAAGGCTATGCGGCTTGGCCAATACATAAAAGTATTACGGCGTTCTAAACAATATTCTCCTGAAACAAGACGGAAGATGATGAATGCCATACGCACATCCTTAGGTGTCGGCATGGGCACATTCAGAATGGAGCGTATAAATAAAATGTTATCATTTATACCATTTACACTTACCCAACAGAAGGATAGGCTCTAA